gGTTATTATAATTATGCACATATTCCCCACAAAGTTGTCTTTACGGTAATACAAATGCAATTCTCACtacataattgtattttcatctatatcatatattattttttttatgcagcATTTATATAAAAGTAAATGTTAGGCTATTATTAGTATTCAGTAttgatttaaattatataaataactaattgtattagtttaaaataatttgtataaataaataatataccaATGTGACCTagcatgtttttgtgagattctACTTTTCACTTCTTTCCACTTTCATTATTCTATCTGGCAATCGCTTTCTGAAAATTATACCTCCATTTACAAACATGCATCTGAAGCAAATTTGTCTGTACGCTGCAGATATTTGCCATCAGTAATATGGAATAAGAGGCTCTCTGGACTCTATGCTAATTAGATGGCCCAGTCAACTGTTTCTACATTAAATGATGACTGTTTAACATGAGAAAGTGAGTAAATGGATTGGTCGACATAACAGAAGTTTTAACGCCTCAGACCATGCATGAGATTAATCTGAGAGGGCAAAGGCTAGAAGAGAGCGCACTGTTTTAGAGAACGATGTGTTTTCTGCTGTCACAGTGTAATCAAAGGCATCGCACTCCTAGGAGATGCTGCTTTTGTAGTTGATGTGATTTAGTCTTTGTCTTTCCTTTTCGCTCTGTAGATTTGTCATTCTTGATTCTCATTTCCTCTTTTATGTTCTCTCTGGTTCTCCACTTGTCGTTCATATGAGATACCCCATATTCAATTTAAGTGCCACAAAACAGGCTTGAAGGGGCAAAGTGAGGAAAAAGTGGtatgtatacatttaaatgGTGTTTTTTGATGCACAAAGTCAACATAAATCTACTTACTGGAAACATGTTCGTATAGCtgacaaatataaaatgtgtgctggttgccatgacaacagaaaaaattgacatacagtaaaaactaaaaAGTGTCAATGTACtacacttcaaaaagtttggGCTTTGTCTTTGATAGAAGTTACTTATACACACCAAGGCTGCGTTtagcttcagtgtcacatgatccttcagaaatcattctaatatgctgacttGTCGTGATTCGTCTTATTTTTATCAATGTGCTGCAATAAAactgtgaattattattatttataactgtgctcggtaacactttagtatagggaacatgtattcactattaactgtataacttttccctcaatagACTCCTAAATGTACTGCTAGTAAGTTAGTTGTAAAGTTTagggattaagaatgtagaataaggtcatgcagaataaggcattaatatgtgcttaataattactaataaacagctaatattctagtaatatgcatgctaataagcaattagttaaaagaccctaaaataaagtgttaccaaaagttcaaaataaaagcatatatttgaaatataaatcttttgtaacaaaataaatgtctttcctgttacttttaatcaatttaatgcacctttgttgaataataataattcatgttTGTATTAGTTTGATTCACattagagatgcaccaataCTAAATTTCTCTGCTGATACCGATAGCccattattcagaatgatatcggCCGATTGGTTTTTCTTAAGGAGAAATAAAATCTTTCCCAAATAATGTTGcaaactatacagggaaccctCTAATTTGGTACACTACAATATTAAATGTTACAATTACCAGAGGTATTATATTCAAACACCAGAGGATTATATTCAGCTGCTGTTTAgtttattttcagatataataattacactaaaattaaaaactgaaatgtttgtataaaaCTTAGTATCACATAAGATAGTTTTGATAAGCACTTGTTGTCTTTATGGCAAATGTACACAAACATaacagtaaatatatatatatatatatatatatatatatatatatatatatatatatatatatatatatatatatataggtagcTAAAGAACTGCGAACAGTGGAAAACATTCCTGAGGTGAATGTGACATGATGTGACAtacacaagctgttttattgatgtctttccgtggttgaaacacaaataaagtgattacatgagacatgatacattCCGGCAAGTTGTActatatctttcaacatacctttgaTGTTAGCTTGTATTGAAGAGGAAGAAAAGACTTGTGCTCTGTGTTCAGCGAGCTGCCGCCTGAACTGAGGCATTACAGCAATCTGACACGTCACATTTAAGAGCCTCAAAAtgccatttattgtttgaatttcatgataaaattgAAGAGTGAGTTtcttcacacacacagtatGTATGAGTTGCAGTCTTAACACGTTTTTCCGCACCCTTTGACAGGATATCTGTCATCTGCAGTTTTTAAACAATCGGCTGATGGCCGATAGTGATaataattctgagaaaaaaagaatgacttttttgacaattgtgagttataaagtccaattctgaggggaaaaaataatagtttttttgacaattgcgagttataaagtctgaattgagagctataaacttgcaattctgaggaaaaaaaaatcagaaatgcaagatgtaaactcgcaattgcgagagaaaaaagtcagaattgcaagattaaaaaagatgcaattaccttttttattttttattcagtggcagaaataAGCTTCCATAAATTGTAAATGTATAAAACCATATATTATGATAAAACAACTTTTCGTTTTATGCTAGTAAACACAAGATTATTAACAAGCCCTCTTTTTCCCACTCTCTCTTGCACAGGTAACGTGTTTGTTGTCAGTCTGGCCTTCGCTGACCTGGTGGTGGCTTTCTATCCCTACCCGCTGGTGTTGTACGCAATCTTCCATGACGGCTGGTCTCTGGGGGACATCCAGTGTAAAGTCAGCGGCTTCCTAATGGGCTTGAGCGTGATCGGCTCCGTTTTCAACATCACCGCCATCGCCATCAACCGTTACTGCTACATCTGCCACAGTTTTGCCTACGGACGTCTCTACAGCTACCGTAACACGCTGCTGTTAGTGGCCCTGATCTGGGCGCTCACTGTGCTGGCCATTCTTCCCAACTTCTTTGTGGGCTCTCTGAGTTACGACCCCCGCGTTTACTCCTGCACCTTCACGCAGACTGCCAGCAGCTCTTACACTGTGGTGGTGGTGGTTGTTCACTTCTTGGTGCCCATCGCCGTGGTGACCTTCTGCTACCTGAGGATTTGGGTTCTGGTGATACAGGTAAGGCGGAAGGTGAAAAGCGAGGAACGCTCCAGGGTGAGGCCCAGCGACCTGCGCAACTTCGTCACCATGTTCGTGGTGTTTGTTTTGTTCGCGATCTGCTGGGCTCCCCTCAATCTCATCGGATTGGTGGTGGCCATCAACCCAGAGGTCATGGCGCCACGTATTCCAGAGTGGCTCTTTGTGGTCAGCTACTTTATGGCCTATTTCAACAGTTGCCTCAACGCCATAATTTACGGACTCCTCAATCGGAACTTCCGAAAGGAGTATGTACGGATCATGACATCGGTGTGGATTCCTCGGAGGTTTGTGACTGAGACCTCCAGGGCTGCCACAGATGGGATAAGAAGCAAACCCTCGCCAGCCATCAATAACAACGAGTGACTTTTATTTACAGCCAATCACTGTTCAAAAGGAAACATCATGGATGCATGAAGCAACTTTATACACTTGGAACTGTGAACACTTGACTTTTTTTAATGCTACAAAACCATTATACACAACTCAGggtgttttatttttgatgttgTGATCCATTCCAAAACACCGAAATATTTAACTCACAATTTATAATGGAAATGAAACGAAGTACCTTTTAAATACATGTATGTATGGACTATTTATGATCCACGACTATTTATTGAAGACATTTTGTACAATTTTGTGGGTCTGTTGTATATATGTTGTATAAATCAGTATGCTTCACATCTTTATCAATTCAGAAATTATGCCTTACACTTAAACTTTCACATGAAAGatgtaaaaaatgcatttattcaaGGTGCCAAATGTTAACACATTGATAGCAAGTATCTGATATACCAAATCAGTTTGTCATCAAACCAAATGAGATTCTGAAAGCATCCTAATTTAAATGTAACATCAACAGCTCTTTAATGAGCGAAGAGCTTCCAGCAGCAAGATAAAGCACAAACTTTAAAAAAGCACCTCATGCGGATTCCGCTAAGAAAATTTCATCTTTTTCAAAGTGAACGGTGACAGCGTACGGTCAGTCAGTCTTCGGTTTCAATTTGTGTTCACCTCttatcttttaaaaattaaatgtcatTCAAGACTTTGGGGTTATTACTTTGCCAGGAAACGTGCATGACTCTGAAACCATATATTTTCTTCAGCAAATGATCTGTGAGCAAAACGCGACCTGAATTTCAATTAAGATAAAGGTTACTGGCAAAAAGGGAAAGTATTAACGAGACCTGGATTTTGAATGTATTATTGTTATCTGTGCTTGTTTTTACTTGATTTGACAATGTGCGTTTTAATCCTCCCGACATTACGAGACGTTCCATGCAGTGGGATTGTGCTGTGTGAGAACATGCTTCGCCATTGACCTCAATAAAACAAAGGAACCGAACTGATGAAAGCCAAGTCTATTGGTGATTGCGCAACATCTCTCTGGTATGAATGGGCGATGAAGGGATTATATGGAGAGATTGGGATGAGCTTGCTCCTTATGGCCACATCTGCACAGGGAATTATGGGGGATGTGTGGCTGGCGTCCCAGCAGATGGGGGACTGAGGTGGTTGATAACATAAACACTTGGCCAAGTTGAGAGCAATCTTGTCATCAATCTGCTGAATGCATTATCCAGAGGGGTTTCAGATAGGGAGTCGGGTTGAAAACCGTAGCAGAGATTCAATGGGAGTAGACAAGCCTTTGGAATATAGAATACAATTAGGGAAAAAACTAAATGTCACGGACAATTTCAGGCTATTTTGCAAGCTACTCGTAATTTAAAGTAGTCACAGTAAAGCTACTCTTTTGAACATTACCTACACTCTTAGAAAATAAGGTCCAGTGAGGTTCTATAAACAGTAAAAGGGcgcttgactcaattttaaagaaccctttatgccaaaatggttctatataaggagaaatgtcttaaatgattgcataacACTTTGATTTTCAATGGggaatttcattattttcaagtgataaaatgtgtttatgagCTGTTCAATACATAAAATTTACAAAATcgattaattaaaactaaatccataaaatgatcccatgatgggaACCCCTAAAATGTTCTATATATGAAGCACCTGACAAAAccctttaaacaaaaacaacaataaaaacaatacaacagttaattaaaaaaaaaaaaaaaaacttgataaactttttaaagtgttcaaaagtctgaTGGTGAGAGGAAGTGCATTCCATTGCTTGGGGGCTTTGAATGAAAAAGCTCTTTCCCTCATGGTCTTAAGTTTACATGAAGGCTGATGAAGTAAAAGAGAGTTGGCAGAAAGCGTGTTGGGGAGTGTGATGAGTGTAAGCActaataaaatcagaaagataCGCTGGTGCAGTTCCATGCAGTGCCTTATATGTTAAAATCAGAACTTTAAAATCTATCCTAACATTAACGGGAAGCTAGTGTAACTGTGGAAGCACCAGTGTAATGTGTTTCCGAGGAGAAGTACGAGAAGTACACGAGCAGCagaattttgaatatactgtaGAATGCTTAGAGATTTAGCTGGAAGGCCAGAGAACAAGGCATTAAAATAATCTAACTTAGTCATAATGAAGGCACGTATAAGCCTTTCTGCATCAGCAAAAGTGAGAAAAGGTCTAAGTCGTGAAATGTTCCTAAGATGGTAAAAAGCaattttagaaatgtgttttatcaTCAATGTTAACTGTGGATCAAAAATGAGATTCTGCGCCTGTAAAGTAGGAAGTACCATGCTGGAATCAACCACCAAACTAATATGATATTGTTTCAGTCAGCATCAATACAGTTTTGGAGCCATTCAGTTTCAGAAAGTTATTCAGCATCCAGATTCTCTTCTAGACGCCTACTCAAAGTAATTAACATGCAATAGACATCAGGGCCAGTGGTGATGTAAATCTGAGTATCATCTGCATAGCAGTGATACCCAAGACCACATTTCCTGATAATCTGCCCAAGTGGAAGCATATATATGCTAAATAAAATTGGGCCCAAcactgaaccctgaggaacgCCCTGTCGAACAGGCGTTTGTGATTACCTAAGCTAACAAACTGGGAATGATTCTACAATTCTAACCATTTCAATCTTACCagtaaaaaaattaagaaactTATTACACTGAACAGAGGAGTGAACAATATCCTTGGTTTAAGAAGTTTGTCAATAGTATTAAACATTAGATTTAGGATTAACTGCAGCATCTCCAATAATTTTTGAAATGGATTTCAAGCAGGGGCCTTCAAGGTCACTTAAAGGTAttcaaaatgagaaaaaaaacaagcatGAATATAAGCTAAAAGAActaaaaatcaagatatttcttatttggctaattttataatggatatacaCCTTTTTAGTTATGccaagctctaaaatattttatcaggTAAAAATTGTGAGTGAGGGAGACATTCAAATATTATTGTGGACAATGAGGGTCATTGTAGTCAAGAAGGTTGAGATGCACTGCTTTAGAGATTAGAActttttcttctaagagtgtacACTTACAAACTACTAACATGTAGTGgctaaataatttaaaaaagatacttaaacatcacattgatattttaaattgtaataatatttcacaatataactgagccgataaatgcagccttggtgagcataagagacatctTTCAAAAACCTCCTATACTGACCACACACTTTTAAATGGTACTAAGATTGAGACAGAGAAACAAGACAATGGAAGAGAGACAAAGAAAATAGAGAAAATGTTTTCTGTGTGGGTCACTTCCTGGGTCAGAACTAGTTTTGAGACCTTTGAGAATGAAGTTCGGGTTTCATTTTGCAGCCTTGGGACATTCAAAGACCCGTGTCTGTGCTGGGAGACTCTGAGCTTGAGTTTCTTTCACCCTGCCTCACAGCCCTCTTGCTTTACACAGCGACTTGAAAAACatgataacaaaaaaaaaactacaaaagataaaaataaaactgttctGCAACCAAAAAAATGGTTTACCACATGTGTTATATAATCTTCAGTAAAATCAGATCATGGATGTTGGACTGAAagcctaaaaaataaaaatacccgATTTGGTGTGCTGAATCGAATATAAAGAGCTATTCTGTCAGCACATAGGTATATATGATAATGAAAGTAAATATTGTAACAAGtaatttttttacttcaaaTTAAACCATAAAGCACAGCGTGAAGTGAGAGAACTAAATGGTTCTCTCAGCAGATGAAACTGCCCTATGGGAAAATGATCATACTACAAGCCCATCTAATTTACCTTTGCTCTCGCTTTcatctctcaaacacacacacgcaaacactTACCCACTTACCCATACGGGAAaccttatttaaaaacatttatgcaaCACACTTAAAGGCATCAGAGACTGGTAAACATTCAAACATGCACACATATGCTTGCTTAAAGAAACACTTTACATATAAATCGATATATGCACATGTGAAGACTGAGTGCATACATGCACACTTATAAAATTCATGGGATTATGGGAGAGTAATCGCAGGTTCAGTCATGGGTCGGGTGAGTTATTGCAATCTGTCTGAGCTCAATCACTATTGTACCCGCTGAGAAAAGCAGTTGACCCTGATgctataaatttaaaaaaaaaaaaaagaaaaaaaagatatgcTTTATAGAGGGAGTTAAAtacacataacttttttttggtATGCAATATGTTGTTTACACTGCATCACtgtgtagcccaagactggctGCCCACTGAACCTAAGCAGGGTTGAGCCTGgtcagtacctggatgggagacctcctggcaAAACTAGGTTACTGCTGGAaaaggtgttagtgaggccagcagggggcactcaccctgtggtctgtgtgggtcctaacaccccagtatagtgatagggacactatactgtcaataaaaaaaaaaaaaaggcaccgTCCTTCAGATGAGACATTAAACCAAGGTCCTGACTcgctgtggtcattaaaaatcccaggatgtccttcgaaaaaAGAGTTAGGGTTTAACCCCGGCATCTGGGCcaaatttgcccattggcctctatCCATCATCATGGCCTCTTAATCATCCTCATATATAgtgattggcttcatcactgTCTCCcctccaccaataagctggtgtgtggtgggcattctggcgcaatatggctgccgtcgcatcatattctgcacattggtggtggttgaggagatttcCCCTTTccatatgtaaagcgctttgagggCAAAtaaaaaagcgctatataaatgcaatgaattattagaaattattattactgtaatacttagtattcattatttttatagcaTACCTTAAAATTTACATgacaatttttcattttacttaCAAACACAAGCATGCTTAAAAAACAGCCATCGTTAATTATGACACTCACATAAACGCAATAACATTTTCcacttgttttcatttttacaaaGCCAGAAGAACTGTATGCACCTGTCATATGCCTTTAAAGATTCATGTACATTTGCATGATTTGATTATTCCTCAAAACCATGTGGTCACAACAGTTCATGGATGAACTGGGACTAAAAATCAGCCCACTAAGACCTTTATCAGTCCATCACAACCCTCACATGGATAATCCCCCGCCAtcatacatataaaatataaataatactctCCCCCACTTAAAATGGTATAGGCTAGACAGCCTATGCTCTTTTCCATATTGTGTGTATTATACAGATGCTTGTACACTGTACTTGACATccatttgacgtccacacagtGATGTccaatcaatgttgaaaaaaagtcaaactgacattaaaaaaattgacatccatttgacatccacacactgatgtccaattgatgctgaaaaaaatctaaaattgaCGTCAAAAAAACAGGTCAAAAATGCGAATCAAACTGACGTCAAAAATTTGACGTCCATTTGACATCCACTTACTGGTATTCTTTCAACCACCAAAATAATGACACAATGCaatgaaagaaaaatacaaagttctgatgtcatgaaactctaaatgtgcaggctaataggtccttaacataatcacatcattatctataggacacagatgattggttcctgctgtattggtagccaatgagcttgcatgcTCAGTCTTCAAATACACAAATATcatttgccttagcagtgcggcacgcttttagaaaccctccaccttcctcagctccacctgtatagatctgctacgggtaattcatgtacactatattgtacagcagcagcatgtcttacttgctcacagcagtgtgtcgTATATGTACTGGCAGTAGCAATTCCCGttcttgctctgcagcagcagcagcagcaataatcaaaagcagcagcagcaataaaagcagcagcagatGTATTCCGCcgagaccaaacatatcaacattgtcatacccattaccatgccaaacactcagagAGTTTACAtgacttttattcagcaaacttcaaatcaataatacaaatgtaaataaaaacaaaaatgcaccTATTCTGGTTGAGAACAAAGATCAATGGCTGTCTGGCCCTTCTGGCGTCCCATACCCCCATATCTGCCCTGAGCTGATCGGAGATAGTTCTTTATGTAATTGATGATGTCAGCCTCAGACGATTCTGGATTTGACTGC
The nucleotide sequence above comes from Chanodichthys erythropterus isolate Z2021 chromosome 10, ASM2448905v1, whole genome shotgun sequence. Encoded proteins:
- the mtnr1bb gene encoding melatonin receptor type 1B-B codes for the protein MPENIAFLTNSTELGHVGRALGSSARPAWLIAVLASVLIFTTVVDVLGNLLVIISVFRNRKLRNAGNVFVVSLAFADLVVAFYPYPLVLYAIFHDGWSLGDIQCKVSGFLMGLSVIGSVFNITAIAINRYCYICHSFAYGRLYSYRNTLLLVALIWALTVLAILPNFFVGSLSYDPRVYSCTFTQTASSSYTVVVVVVHFLVPIAVVTFCYLRIWVLVIQVRRKVKSEERSRVRPSDLRNFVTMFVVFVLFAICWAPLNLIGLVVAINPEVMAPRIPEWLFVVSYFMAYFNSCLNAIIYGLLNRNFRKEYVRIMTSVWIPRRFVTETSRAATDGIRSKPSPAINNNE